GAACAGGTCCTCCAGCTCGGCGGCGACCTCGATCGAGGCGTTCATTCCGTCCTCGTACTTCGAGACGGTCCGCCGGGAGACGCCAAGCTCCTTGGCGAGCTTGCCCAGCGACCAGCCGCGCTGTTCCCGCTCGTCTGACAGCACGTCGCCGTCGATGCTGACGTACAACCCGCCCGGCGCCGCGTAGATCAGCGGCGGCACCTCCTCGACGAACAGGTCGTAGGCAGTGTCGGGGTGAATGACCGGTACCCCGTGTCTGAAGTACACCACGCCCGGTTTCAGCTCCTCGTTTCGGGTCCGGAGCCCGAGCAGGATCGGGGTCGCCTCGAGGTACTCGCCGAGCCGCCGCATCTCCTCGCCCGTACCGGCGTCCAGCGCGTCGACGTTGCCCAGAACCTTCAAAAGCAGGAGGTCCTCGCCCCGCCGCGCTGCGAGATCGAAACTCTTCGGACGGACGGCACACCGGTCGCTGACGAGGAAGCCGGCGTCCTCGAGCATGGCGACCACGTTTTCGACCAGCGCCATCCGTGACATACTGAAATGTAAGTGACTTCCCGCATATATGTGTTGTGGGAATTTCGGAATACCGGTATTACGCCGTCTGGCGGTTTTACTTCCGAACTCCGGGTCATTTATATTGAACCGCTCTCCGATCGCGTAACCGCCTTATCCGACCGTCAACTACTGCCGACAGTGACGCAGTCGACAGCGACGATCGTGGGCGTCGACGACACCGACTCCCGCGAACGCGGGATGTGTACGACCTACCTCGCGGCACGGCTCGCCGAGCGCATCGAGGCGGCAGGCGGCGGGGTCCGGCGGCAGCTGCTGGTTCGGCTCAACCCGGCAGTCCCGCACAAAACCCGGGGGAACGCGGCGCTCGCGCTGCACGCCGACGTCGACCCCGATCTGGCGCTGGAGCTGGTTCGCGAGGAACTGACCGGGCTCGCGATCGCTGACGATCCCCGAACCTCTCCGGGCACGGTTGTGGCCGACGTCGAACCGGCGGCGGTACCGGAAGACGTCGCGGCGTTCGCCCGCGGGGCGATGCGGGAGTTTCACGACCTCGCGGACGCGATCAATCTGATCGAGCGTCACGGCTGGGAGCACGAGGGGTTCGGCGGTGGAAAAACGGAGGCATCTGGAGAGCCCAGCGCAGACGACGCCGTCGGCCGGGGACGCATCGGCGCACTCGCGGCAGTCGGCGCCTGGCGGGCGTTCGACGACTGGACGAGCGAACACATTGCCTACCGGGAGTTCGACCGGTGTGGCACGCCCCGGGAAGTCGACGTCGACAGCGTCTTCGAGGCCGCAGACTTTGGGTATCCGACCGTGTGGGACACCGTCGACCGGGCGGAGGGGGAGGCGGTCTGCGTGCCGAACGCGCCGGGGCCGATCCTCTATGGCATTCGGGGGGACGACCCCGACGCCTGCCGTGCGGTCGCCCATCGAATCGACGCCGAACCGGTCGAGCGGACGGCGACGTTCCTGACGAACCAGGGGGCCGACGCCCACCTCGCACCCGGAGAGATCGGCTCGCTCCGCGACGGGGCGGGCTACCGGATCGAAGGGATCGTCGCGAGCAAACCGGAGACGCGCCGCGGCGGGCACGTGTTCTTCGAACTCGCCGGTCCCGAGGGGCCAGGGGACGGCCCGTCGGATTCGGAAACGAACGACTCCCCGACCGTCGACTGTGCGGCCTTCGAGCCGACGAAGCGGTTCCGGGACCGCGTCCGGGCGCTCCGGTCCGGGGATCGGATCACCGCCTGCGGCGAACACACCGACGGCACACTCAAACTCGAGAAGTTCGCCGTCAGGGAGCTGGTCGAGACCGAGCGCGTCAACCCGACCTGCCCCGAGTGCGACCGATCGATGTCGTCCGCCGGACGCACTCAGGGGTACCGGTGTCGCGACTGCGGGACCGAGGCCGAACGGAAACGGGAGCAACCGATCGATCGGGAACTCGAGGAGGGATGGTACGAGGTGCCGCCGTGTGCCCGGCGCCACGTCGCGAAACCGCTCGTCAGGGGCGGGTTCGACGCGGACGTGCATCCAGAACGGTAGGACGGAGTTCGCGTTCGTTCGGCGTCACGGTCGACTGCCGGGCTTCACGCAGGCGCGTTCCTCACAGACCCTGGCGGCGATCCGCCGGAGCTTCCGGTGTAATCCGGGGGAGGCCGCCTCCGGACAGCTGTCGACGATGTCGGCGATGGTCCCGTCGAGCGAGTCCCGCGGGCGGGCGACGGCCGCGTTCCCCGTGGTCGCCTCCGTGGCGAGCGTCCAGCCGAACGCGGCACCGCCCTCCTCGAGGCGGTCGAGCGTCGCCCCCTCGAGGCCCCCGAGGACCCCCGCGAGCCGCGCGGCGGCCCCACCCAGGACCGCTGGGGCAGTGTGGTCGAACCTGATCACGCCACCGTCTTCCGGGGACGCGACCGCGGAGAACTGTCGCCCTTCGAACTGGCCTTCGTGGGTCCGGATGCTCGCGCGGGTCAACACCGAGAAACACTGGGCAACCAACGGCGCCGGGGCGTCGAGTCGGCCGAGGCGTTCGAACGCCCGCGCCTGGAGGTAATCCCCCGAGAGGATTGCGCGGTCGTCCTCCCGGGCCGTTCGGCCGGACGGCGACACATCCTCCAGGATCCGTCCGTGAACGAGCGCCTGGAGGTACGAAAGTTCAAGCGACACGGCGGCAGGAAACGGATCGGCGATGTCGGTCCCGACCGCGTCGACGAGCGCCAGAAACAGGTGTCCGCGGACGTATTCGGATGGCCATCGATCGCGGATCGAGTCGAACTCGACGTCGGCGTGCGGGCTGGTGAGTGTCCGCTCCAGGGACCGCTCGATCCGGGCGCTCCGGGCGTCGAGACGCTCGGTCATCGTCGGTCGGACAGTCGACCGCTAGCTATAACGGTTTTTCGGCCATGCCGGGAAATCGACCGACTGAAGCGGGTCGGCTCAGCCGAACCGCCGCTCCCAGACGATCAGGGTCGGCGGCAACACGATCAGCGCGGCCAGATACGAGTAGATCACGCTCACCGACATCAACAGGCCGAACTGCCCGAGCATCGGGCTGACCGCGAGCAGCAGCGATCCGACCCCGCCGGCGGTGGTAATCATGCTGCCGGTGATCCCGCCGCCGGTCCCGCGAAGCGTCGTCAACAGGGCGGCGTAGGCGTCCGGGTCCCGGTTGTACTCGTCGATGAACCGATGGGTGATGTGGACCGAGTAGGCGACGCCGATACCGATCGTGATCGAGAGGATCGTCGCCGTGAGCGCATTAAAGGGGATGTCCAAAAGCGGCATCGTTCCCGCGAGAAACACCACCGTGACGACGATCGGAACGAGGTTGGCGATGCCGAGCGACGCCCGGCGTTCGAGCACGTCGTAGACGACGACCAGGAAGACGCCGGTAACGCCGAGCGCGATCGCAAGGCTCACGATCGCCGACTCGAGGATGAGTTCGGTCAGCGCCTGGAAGACGACGATGCTGCCGGTCGCGGTCGCCTCCAGCCGGTAATCGCTTGCGACGTCCCGGGCGTCACGGGTGACCGGTTCCTGGCCGGCGTCTGCCTCCACCGAATAGATCACCCGCGTCGCATCCAGGTCCTCGGAGATGTAGTTCAGTGCCTCATCGCGGACCGGTGAAGACAACAGTTCGTCGTAGATCTCTTCGAGGTTCCGGTCCGGGACGCCGTTTCCGCTCACGTCGCTTTCCGCAAGCAGCGCCGCGAACTCCGGGTCCTCGTCGGCGTACTCCTGCATCACGGTGACGACGCTGCGTGCGACCGCCCGGTCGCCGTCGGCGACGAACGTCGGCGGGGGGTCACCGCCGGCCCGGTGGATGGACTCGAGCGCGTACGGCTGGCGCAGGGGCCCCTCCGCGTACACCGTCACCTCGTCATCTTCCCCCGTTTCGAAGTTGTCCCCGAGGAAGTTGACCGCCTCCGTCACCGTGTACTCTCCCGGACCGAGCGGTTCGGGGATGGCGTCGATGTAGACGGGCATCTCCTCGTACGGCAGGAAGTCCTCGTCGTCGAACCGGGTCTCGACGTCGGTCGCGAGGACACCCATCCCGGCGGTGGCGACGAGCAACACCAGAAGCATCGCGATCGGTGCCTTCCGTCCTGCGACCGCACCGGCGGGGAGAATCCGCCCCAGCGTCGACTCCTCGGAGCCCAGCGGTTCGTTGCTGAACTCCGGGAACCGGGTCCCATCGCGGAGGTC
The Halalkaliarchaeum desulfuricum DNA segment above includes these coding regions:
- a CDS encoding transcriptional regulator, with protein sequence MSRMALVENVVAMLEDAGFLVSDRCAVRPKSFDLAARRGEDLLLLKVLGNVDALDAGTGEEMRRLGEYLEATPILLGLRTRNEELKPGVVYFRHGVPVIHPDTAYDLFVEEVPPLIYAAPGGLYVSIDGDVLSDEREQRGWSLGKLAKELGVSRRTVSKYEDGMNASIEVAAELEDLFDRPFSNPVDVLEGAEEVRDAEPTPDAPDADPDDHHVVAVLSRAGFTVHPTERAPFKAVGEDVAEQRMRVLTGHSEFTKSAEKRARLMSSIGRVTRTQSVYFTESDARKESVDGTALVSCEELAGMDDPDEIREVIRERGTEPKEA
- a CDS encoding tRNA(Ile)(2)-agmatinylcytidine synthase; amino-acid sequence: MTQSTATIVGVDDTDSRERGMCTTYLAARLAERIEAAGGGVRRQLLVRLNPAVPHKTRGNAALALHADVDPDLALELVREELTGLAIADDPRTSPGTVVADVEPAAVPEDVAAFARGAMREFHDLADAINLIERHGWEHEGFGGGKTEASGEPSADDAVGRGRIGALAAVGAWRAFDDWTSEHIAYREFDRCGTPREVDVDSVFEAADFGYPTVWDTVDRAEGEAVCVPNAPGPILYGIRGDDPDACRAVAHRIDAEPVERTATFLTNQGADAHLAPGEIGSLRDGAGYRIEGIVASKPETRRGGHVFFELAGPEGPGDGPSDSETNDSPTVDCAAFEPTKRFRDRVRALRSGDRITACGEHTDGTLKLEKFAVRELVETERVNPTCPECDRSMSSAGRTQGYRCRDCGTEAERKREQPIDRELEEGWYEVPPCARRHVAKPLVRGGFDADVHPER
- a CDS encoding polyprenyl synthetase family protein, producing the protein MTERLDARSARIERSLERTLTSPHADVEFDSIRDRWPSEYVRGHLFLALVDAVGTDIADPFPAAVSLELSYLQALVHGRILEDVSPSGRTAREDDRAILSGDYLQARAFERLGRLDAPAPLVAQCFSVLTRASIRTHEGQFEGRQFSAVASPEDGGVIRFDHTAPAVLGGAAARLAGVLGGLEGATLDRLEEGGAAFGWTLATEATTGNAAVARPRDSLDGTIADIVDSCPEAASPGLHRKLRRIAARVCEERACVKPGSRP
- a CDS encoding efflux RND transporter permease subunit, yielding MSRGRWDYQPALDTVNYWITERPRAVILAFLLVTALFAGGLANIQFDAGTDAFTEDVPEQQALDRVDQEFEPAFEDDESTTQLVQRGENVLSRTGVLRMLELQHRIERNPDMRVVEASSPARGVAQVLDSDAETLEAQIHAVEGATEAEVRAAARTLVEENPGITRSLSDDFNEREMHASATIGVITHQIPEGGDDTEQEIQRQVESTADSVGGDVIVFGSGIFDAEFEAALVDSLSIMVPAVGLLILLFLIVAYRDPVDLVLGLVSLFMAVIWTFGFTGIAGIPFNQMMVAVPPLLLAVGIDFGIHAVNRYREERIAGEGIHDGMTAASNQLLVAFFIVTGTTAIGFGANMASDLGPIQEFGFVASVGIAFTFLIFGVFMPAAKVFLDDLRDGTRFPEFSNEPLGSEESTLGRILPAGAVAGRKAPIAMLLVLLVATAGMGVLATDVETRFDDEDFLPYEEMPVYIDAIPEPLGPGEYTVTEAVNFLGDNFETGEDDEVTVYAEGPLRQPYALESIHRAGGDPPPTFVADGDRAVARSVVTVMQEYADEDPEFAALLAESDVSGNGVPDRNLEEIYDELLSSPVRDEALNYISEDLDATRVIYSVEADAGQEPVTRDARDVASDYRLEATATGSIVVFQALTELILESAIVSLAIALGVTGVFLVVVYDVLERRASLGIANLVPIVVTVVFLAGTMPLLDIPFNALTATILSITIGIGVAYSVHITHRFIDEYNRDPDAYAALLTTLRGTGGGITGSMITTAGGVGSLLLAVSPMLGQFGLLMSVSVIYSYLAALIVLPPTLIVWERRFG